A window from Enterocloster bolteae encodes these proteins:
- a CDS encoding GNAT family N-acetyltransferase, with product MSDTAVTIRMAEEADAAALLSIYAPYVEKTAITFEYEVPTVQEFKNRITSTLKRYPYLAAIRDGRIIGYAYASQFKERSAYDWAVETSVYVSGDARRTGAGSLLYEALENYLRRQNVINVNACIAYPNPGSITFHEKYGYHTVGHFTKCGYKLGQWWDMVWMEKMLGPHPEQPEPFIPAGRL from the coding sequence ATGTCAGACACAGCCGTCACCATCCGAATGGCAGAAGAAGCAGACGCGGCCGCCCTCCTGTCCATATACGCGCCTTATGTAGAAAAGACCGCCATTACTTTTGAATATGAGGTTCCCACTGTCCAGGAATTCAAAAACCGCATCACATCCACCCTGAAACGGTATCCATATCTGGCAGCAATCCGGGATGGACGCATCATAGGATACGCCTATGCATCCCAATTTAAAGAGAGGTCAGCCTATGACTGGGCTGTGGAAACCTCCGTCTATGTATCCGGGGATGCGAGGCGCACCGGCGCAGGCTCCCTTCTCTACGAGGCATTGGAAAACTACCTGAGACGCCAGAACGTCATCAATGTCAATGCCTGCATTGCCTACCCCAATCCGGGCAGCATAACCTTTCATGAAAAATACGGCTACCATACCGTGGGACATTTCACCAAATGCGGCTACAAACTGGGCCAGTGGTGGGATATGGTCTGGATGGAAAAAATGCTGGGCCCTCACCCGGAACAGCCGGAACCTTTTATACCGGCAGGCAGGCTTTAA
- a CDS encoding AraC family transcriptional regulator: protein MQDGMKMGSTESGYQGRDRSGMQGNGAYGEVGREEYGEGGREEYRGRGREQYGYHEIKEHAGRDFPFNIYPCSIPADFRQVPVHWHEDMEIIAVKKGRGVVTVDMEPYEARAGEAVVVFPGQLHGISQCGSEAMEYENIIFLPSMLMSAESDLCTYDFLRPMTEGGIGKPLHITGGLPDYGAFMECIGILDQLCGKKNYAYQMGVKGTLFWFLGLIAGIWGPEAAGQPRKSRERMKRLLEYMEEHYGEKITVEDGAELCFYSNSHFMKYFKQYMGVPFIQYLNEFRLEKAAGMLLTTPDPVTAVAQRCGFDNISYFNRLFRRKYGKTPGEYRKNGEIYL, encoded by the coding sequence ATGCAGGACGGCATGAAAATGGGAAGCACGGAGAGCGGTTATCAGGGGAGAGACAGGAGCGGGATGCAGGGGAATGGGGCATATGGAGAAGTCGGACGTGAGGAATATGGAGAAGGCGGGCGTGAGGAATATAGAGGACGCGGGCGTGAGCAATATGGGTACCATGAGATAAAAGAGCATGCGGGAAGGGATTTCCCTTTTAATATTTACCCCTGCTCTATTCCGGCTGATTTCAGGCAGGTTCCTGTTCACTGGCATGAGGATATGGAGATTATTGCGGTGAAAAAGGGACGGGGTGTGGTGACTGTGGATATGGAGCCGTATGAAGCAAGGGCGGGGGAGGCCGTGGTGGTGTTTCCCGGACAGCTTCATGGCATCAGTCAGTGCGGCTCTGAGGCGATGGAGTATGAAAATATTATTTTTCTTCCTTCTATGCTTATGTCGGCTGAATCAGACCTGTGCACCTATGATTTTTTGCGGCCCATGACAGAGGGCGGTATCGGAAAGCCTCTTCATATTACAGGAGGTCTGCCGGATTACGGGGCTTTTATGGAATGTATCGGGATCCTGGACCAGCTGTGCGGGAAAAAGAACTATGCCTACCAGATGGGGGTAAAAGGAACCCTGTTCTGGTTCCTGGGCCTGATTGCAGGGATTTGGGGCCCGGAGGCCGCAGGGCAGCCCCGTAAATCCAGGGAGAGGATGAAACGGCTGCTGGAATACATGGAGGAGCACTACGGTGAAAAGATAACTGTGGAGGACGGGGCAGAGCTCTGTTTTTACAGTAATTCCCATTTTATGAAGTATTTTAAACAGTATATGGGTGTGCCGTTCATACAGTATCTCAATGAATTCCGTCTGGAAAAGGCGGCGGGAATGCTGCTGACCACCCCGGATCCGGTGACGGCGGTGGCCCAGAGATGCGGATTTGATAACATATCCTATTTTAACCGGCTGTTCCGGAGAAAGTACGGGAAAACGCCGGGGGAATACCGCAAGAATGGGGAGATTTACTTGTAG
- a CDS encoding putative manganese-dependent inorganic diphosphatase, with protein MEQELKRKTMVIGHRNPDTDSICSAICYANLKRAITGDAYIPARAGHVNGETRFVLDYFGMEEPKLVEDVRTQVKDIEIRKTRGVADNISLKKAWNIMQENNVVTIPSVRPDGTLEGLITVGDITKTYMNIYDSSILSKAHTQYSNIIETLEADIVVGDADVYFDKGKVLIAAANPDLMEFYIEPHDLVILGNRYESQLCAIEMGADCIIVCEGAGVSMTIKKIAQDRGCTVIATTYDTYTAARLINQSMPISYFMTREHLITFNSDDYTDEIREVMASKRHRDFPILDKEGRYLGMISRRNLLGAKGKQVILVDHNEKSQAVAGIESAEIMEIIDHHRLGTVQTMAPVFFRNQPLGCTATIIYQMYLENKVDIEPKIAGLLCSAIVSDTLLFRSPTCTPVDEMAARSLAAIAGLDIEKYAMEMFGAGSNLKDKSDEEIFYQDFKKFSVGKALIGVGQITSLNDIELETLKEKMLGYMEKAKESNSLDMAFFMLTNILKESTDLICYGQGAVQLAAKAFHLDIEEATEKPEPVLSLPGVVSRKKQLIPELMLAEQD; from the coding sequence ATGGAGCAGGAATTAAAGAGAAAGACAATGGTCATCGGCCACAGGAATCCTGATACGGATTCCATCTGTTCGGCTATCTGTTATGCCAACCTGAAGCGGGCCATTACAGGGGATGCGTACATTCCGGCCAGGGCAGGCCATGTGAACGGAGAGACCAGGTTTGTCCTGGATTACTTCGGCATGGAGGAGCCTAAGCTGGTGGAGGACGTGAGAACCCAGGTAAAGGACATTGAAATCCGCAAGACCAGGGGAGTTGCGGATAACATTTCCTTAAAAAAGGCATGGAACATCATGCAGGAAAACAATGTGGTGACCATTCCTTCCGTCAGGCCCGACGGTACCCTGGAGGGGCTTATCACGGTAGGCGATATCACAAAGACCTATATGAATATATATGACAGCAGCATCTTGTCCAAGGCCCATACCCAGTATTCCAACATCATTGAAACACTGGAAGCTGATATTGTGGTGGGGGATGCGGACGTCTATTTTGACAAGGGAAAGGTGCTGATTGCAGCCGCCAATCCGGACCTGATGGAATTTTACATTGAACCCCATGACCTGGTTATACTGGGCAACCGTTATGAGTCCCAGCTCTGCGCCATCGAGATGGGGGCTGACTGCATCATTGTGTGTGAGGGTGCAGGCGTGTCCATGACCATCAAGAAGATTGCCCAGGACAGGGGATGTACGGTCATTGCCACCACCTACGACACATATACGGCGGCCCGTCTGATTAACCAGAGCATGCCTATCAGCTATTTCATGACCAGGGAGCACCTCATAACCTTTAACAGCGATGATTATACAGATGAAATCCGGGAGGTCATGGCCAGCAAACGGCACCGGGACTTCCCCATCCTGGACAAGGAGGGAAGGTATCTGGGAATGATTTCACGCCGGAACCTGTTGGGCGCCAAGGGCAAACAGGTTATCCTGGTGGACCACAACGAGAAGAGCCAGGCTGTGGCAGGTATTGAGAGCGCCGAAATCATGGAGATCATCGACCATCACAGGCTGGGAACCGTCCAGACCATGGCTCCGGTGTTCTTCCGCAACCAGCCCCTGGGCTGTACGGCCACCATCATTTACCAGATGTACCTGGAAAACAAGGTGGATATTGAGCCGAAGATTGCAGGGCTTTTGTGCAGCGCTATTGTGTCGGATACCCTGTTGTTCCGCTCACCAACCTGCACACCGGTGGATGAGATGGCTGCCAGGTCCCTGGCAGCCATAGCAGGCCTGGATATAGAGAAATACGCCATGGAAATGTTCGGAGCGGGAAGTAATCTTAAGGATAAGTCCGATGAGGAGATTTTCTACCAGGATTTTAAGAAGTTTTCTGTTGGCAAGGCGCTGATTGGCGTGGGACAGATTACGTCGTTAAACGATATAGAGCTGGAAACCCTGAAGGAGAAGATGCTGGGTTATATGGAAAAGGCCAAGGAGAGCAACAGCCTGGATATGGCATTTTTCATGCTGACCAACATACTGAAGGAATCCACGGACCTGATTTGTTACGGGCAGGGCGCGGTGCAGCTGGCGGCCAAGGCCTTTCATCTGGATATAGAGGAAGCCACGGAAAAGCCGGAACCGGTGCTGAGCCTGCCGGGTGTGGTATCCCGTAAAAAACAATTGATTCCGGAGCTGATGCTGGCGGAGCAGGATTAG
- a CDS encoding S8 family peptidase: MKKLITATALFLALATASGAVPYNAADNAFSAYAVGPGLNNLSIKDDKASYQWALKNDGQAQKIVQELDIDSLDPAYVHRNKRGKVDAIALPPLEPANILTSAIDAVPGIDINIQPAWEAYSQTETKRPLTVAVIDTGVDISHPDLQGSIWVNEDEIPGDGIDNDGNGFVDDVNGWNFYSNTNQVYEGPEDVHGTHAAGTIAASKDNGGIVGIADNNYVKIMPVKALGGEEGKGSPDNVIAAIKYAKANGAQICNLSFGSQNCTEEFKAAIRDSGMLFIVAAGNGDDNAIGYNIDASPIYPASLPFDNVITVANLMFDGKLDESSNFGAGSVDIAAPGTFILGITPDNGYAFMSGTSMAAPMVTGTAAMLYTSRPELSLTDIKNVILASARKMDSLNGKVLSGGMLDANGAMQWGRQ, encoded by the coding sequence ATGAAAAAACTCATTACGGCCACGGCGCTTTTCCTGGCACTTGCCACAGCGTCCGGGGCCGTCCCCTATAATGCGGCGGATAACGCATTCTCCGCCTATGCGGTAGGCCCCGGCCTCAACAACCTGTCCATCAAGGACGACAAGGCCTCGTACCAGTGGGCCCTTAAAAATGACGGCCAGGCGCAAAAAATAGTCCAGGAACTGGATATTGATTCCCTGGACCCCGCCTATGTACACAGAAACAAAAGAGGAAAGGTAGACGCCATAGCCCTTCCCCCGCTGGAGCCGGCCAATATCCTGACCAGCGCCATTGATGCTGTTCCCGGAATTGATATCAATATCCAGCCAGCATGGGAGGCCTACTCCCAGACAGAGACAAAGCGCCCCCTGACCGTGGCGGTCATAGACACAGGCGTGGACATCTCCCATCCGGATTTGCAGGGTTCCATATGGGTCAATGAGGACGAGATTCCCGGAGACGGCATTGACAATGACGGAAACGGATTCGTGGACGATGTAAACGGCTGGAATTTTTACAGCAATACCAACCAGGTTTACGAAGGCCCGGAGGACGTCCACGGCACCCATGCAGCCGGCACCATTGCGGCCTCCAAGGATAACGGCGGCATCGTGGGAATAGCCGACAACAATTACGTAAAAATCATGCCTGTAAAGGCCCTGGGAGGAGAAGAGGGAAAGGGTTCACCGGACAATGTGATTGCAGCCATCAAATATGCGAAGGCCAACGGCGCCCAGATATGCAATCTGAGCTTCGGCTCCCAGAACTGCACCGAAGAATTCAAGGCAGCTATCCGCGACTCCGGAATGCTTTTCATTGTAGCCGCGGGCAACGGGGATGACAACGCAATCGGCTATAACATAGACGCCTCCCCCATTTACCCTGCCTCCCTTCCCTTTGACAACGTGATAACCGTAGCCAACCTGATGTTTGACGGCAAACTGGATGAGAGCTCCAACTTCGGCGCGGGCAGCGTGGACATCGCTGCCCCCGGCACCTTCATCCTGGGCATCACTCCGGACAATGGCTACGCCTTCATGAGCGGCACCTCCATGGCCGCTCCCATGGTCACCGGCACAGCAGCCATGCTCTATACCTCCAGACCGGAATTGAGCCTGACAGACATCAAAAACGTAATCCTGGCCTCAGCCCGCAAGATGGACAGCCTGAACGGCAAGGTATTAAGCGGCGGAATGCTGGATGCCAACGGGGCTATGCAGTGGGGACGGCAGTAA
- a CDS encoding flavin reductase family protein, with translation MSKEYWKPGNMLYPVPAVMVSCGREGETPNIITVAWAGTICSDPAMVSISVRKERFSHSIIRDTGEFVINLVNKRLVRATDYCGVKSGRDVDKFKETRLNPQASRYVKAPGVEESPVNIECKVVEVKELGSHDMFIAKVMGVTIDNQYMDDRGKFNLNASGLVSYSHGEYFELGKKLGSFGYSVKKPVKRQSDKKRTARRKKA, from the coding sequence ATGTCAAAGGAATACTGGAAACCAGGCAACATGCTCTACCCGGTGCCGGCTGTTATGGTCAGCTGCGGCAGGGAGGGAGAGACACCTAACATCATCACAGTGGCCTGGGCGGGCACCATCTGCTCGGATCCTGCCATGGTATCTATTTCTGTGCGCAAAGAGCGTTTTTCACACAGCATCATCAGGGATACAGGAGAATTTGTCATCAATCTGGTGAATAAGCGGCTGGTACGGGCCACGGATTACTGCGGCGTAAAATCCGGCAGGGATGTGGACAAATTTAAGGAGACAAGGCTGAACCCCCAGGCATCCAGGTATGTGAAGGCGCCGGGAGTGGAGGAAAGCCCGGTGAACATTGAGTGCAAGGTGGTGGAAGTGAAGGAACTGGGAAGCCATGATATGTTCATTGCCAAGGTGATGGGGGTGACCATTGACAACCAGTACATGGACGACAGGGGAAAGTTCAACCTCAATGCATCCGGACTTGTGAGCTATTCCCACGGAGAGTACTTTGAGCTGGGAAAGAAGCTGGGGAGCTTTGGATATTCGGTGAAAAAGCCGGTGAAAAGGCAGAGTGATAAGAAAAGGACTGCAAGGAGGAAAAAAGCGTGA
- the malQ gene encoding 4-alpha-glucanotransferase, producing the protein MRECGMLLPVASLPSRYGIGAFSKEAYDFIDTLKAAGQSFWQILPLGPTGFGDSPYQSFSAFAGNPYFIDLEKLTEEGLLTREECLDADFGNDERDIDYKKIYDGRFPLLRKAYERWKAGRSPELVHELAGRKLGDETREYCFYMAVKNHFDSCSWNLWDEGIRLRKPEALEAYRAMLTDEIGFYEFQQIKFEEQWDALKRYAHEQGIRIIGDIPIYVAFDSADSWSRPELFQFDENNMPGAVAGCPPDGFSATGQLWGNPLYNWEYHRKTGFAWWMRRMEYCFRMYDLVRVDHFRGFDEYYAIPYGDATAEYGRWEKGPGIEIFRQMQEHFGGDKLPIIAEDLGFLTPTVRQLLKDTGFPGMKVLEFAFDAGENSDYLPHKYGSNCVVYTGTHDNDTAEGWFASLDEHDRNFVREYIGAGYTPEGEIHWDLVRAALGSVADLAVIPVQDYLGYDTSARINEPSTLGKNWRWRMSREDLNEDTVKRCRRLAGIYGRLGEA; encoded by the coding sequence ATGCGGGAATGCGGTATGCTGCTTCCGGTTGCCAGCCTGCCTTCGCGGTATGGCATCGGGGCATTTTCTAAGGAAGCATATGATTTTATTGATACACTAAAGGCAGCGGGACAGAGCTTCTGGCAGATTCTGCCTCTGGGCCCCACCGGATTCGGAGATTCGCCCTACCAGTCCTTTTCGGCCTTTGCGGGAAATCCATATTTTATTGATTTGGAAAAGCTGACAGAGGAAGGACTTCTCACAAGGGAGGAGTGCCTGGACGCGGACTTTGGAAACGATGAGAGGGACATTGATTATAAGAAGATATACGATGGCAGATTCCCGCTTTTAAGGAAGGCTTATGAGCGCTGGAAGGCCGGCCGGTCCCCGGAGCTGGTTCATGAGCTGGCGGGACGGAAACTGGGGGATGAGACCAGGGAGTATTGTTTTTATATGGCGGTAAAGAACCATTTTGATTCATGCAGCTGGAATCTGTGGGACGAAGGTATCCGTCTGAGAAAACCGGAGGCACTGGAGGCATACAGAGCCATGCTGACGGATGAGATTGGGTTTTATGAATTCCAGCAGATTAAATTTGAGGAGCAGTGGGATGCCCTTAAGAGATATGCCCATGAGCAGGGGATCCGGATTATAGGGGATATTCCCATTTATGTGGCATTTGACAGCGCCGACAGCTGGTCGCGGCCCGAATTGTTCCAGTTTGATGAGAATAATATGCCGGGGGCAGTGGCGGGCTGTCCGCCTGACGGGTTTTCAGCCACAGGCCAGCTGTGGGGAAATCCTCTGTATAACTGGGAATACCACAGGAAAACTGGATTTGCCTGGTGGATGCGGAGGATGGAGTACTGTTTTCGCATGTATGATTTGGTGCGGGTGGACCACTTCCGGGGATTTGATGAGTATTACGCCATACCCTACGGCGATGCCACGGCTGAGTACGGCCGTTGGGAAAAGGGGCCGGGTATCGAAATATTCCGGCAGATGCAGGAGCATTTCGGCGGGGACAAGCTGCCTATCATAGCAGAGGATCTGGGGTTCCTTACCCCTACTGTGAGACAGCTTCTGAAGGATACGGGATTTCCGGGGATGAAGGTGCTGGAGTTTGCCTTTGACGCCGGTGAGAACAGTGATTATCTGCCTCACAAATACGGTTCCAACTGTGTGGTGTACACCGGCACTCATGACAATGATACAGCAGAGGGCTGGTTCGCGTCACTGGATGAACATGACAGAAATTTTGTCAGGGAGTACATAGGAGCCGGATACACACCGGAGGGAGAGATTCACTGGGATTTAGTCAGGGCTGCGCTGGGAAGCGTGGCTGACCTGGCAGTGATTCCGGTCCAGGATTATCTGGGATACGATACGTCTGCCAGAATCAACGAGCCGTCTACCCTGGGGAAGAACTGGCGGTGGAGGATGAGCAGGGAAGATTTGAATGAGGACACTGTGAAGCGGTGCAGGCGGCTGGCCGGGATATATGGGCGGCTGGGGGAGGCGTAG
- a CDS encoding N-acetylmuramoyl-L-alanine amidase family protein yields MTRRRILTGWAIGLLLGVMAAGTALGAESGWKTEDGVLKFVDNKGNYVTNEWRTRDGKSYFLGSDGEIEKSTWIENTYYVDDKGVMVKNSWVHTDGKDGLKEEGWYFLGKNGKTEEGWKNVGDGRYNFDSDGKMRTGWFYEGDNIYYLGGKDDGAMRRGWVCLEFDEDDLPEIGDISKEYKKADENSRWFFFQNNGKAKRSLTGNYDQETIHGEKFYFDRNGAMLTGWHAVKEKADSDDATGISRFVYLGGKDDGAIAKGQWKQLSEHPGDSDDGAAILKKGDEELPREGDKEWYYFENNGTPAYLKTGISTMNAATIRVDGENYFVNQYGCRRNGLVKIVSGGHVLVGYFGEKGTDGRMLTGRNTGIADDDGKRCTFYFNTSGSNKGAGFSGEKDGFLYYNGLLVTADGDSQYEVYQVDGKYYLVNESGKVQTNEKAYKSDGDYVYLVEDREVYYTDDNGKKTKKADSSATLPDFTCDQVYEL; encoded by the coding sequence ATGACCAGACGAAGGATACTGACAGGATGGGCCATAGGATTGCTGTTGGGAGTGATGGCTGCCGGCACTGCATTGGGTGCGGAGTCCGGATGGAAGACAGAGGACGGAGTTCTTAAATTTGTGGACAACAAGGGTAACTATGTGACCAATGAATGGAGGACACGGGACGGAAAATCATACTTCCTGGGCAGCGACGGGGAGATTGAGAAGAGCACCTGGATAGAGAATACATATTATGTGGACGACAAGGGAGTCATGGTGAAGAATTCCTGGGTCCACACAGACGGCAAGGACGGCCTGAAGGAAGAGGGCTGGTATTTCCTGGGCAAGAACGGCAAGACAGAGGAAGGCTGGAAGAACGTAGGAGACGGCCGGTACAACTTTGACAGCGACGGTAAGATGCGCACGGGCTGGTTCTACGAGGGCGATAATATCTACTACCTGGGCGGCAAGGACGACGGTGCCATGAGACGGGGCTGGGTATGCCTGGAATTTGATGAGGATGATCTGCCTGAGATTGGGGATATCTCCAAGGAATATAAGAAGGCAGATGAGAATTCCCGGTGGTTTTTCTTTCAGAATAACGGTAAGGCCAAACGCTCTCTTACCGGCAATTATGACCAGGAGACCATTCACGGAGAAAAATTCTATTTTGACCGGAACGGTGCCATGCTGACGGGCTGGCATGCGGTGAAGGAGAAAGCGGACAGCGATGATGCCACAGGCATCAGCCGTTTCGTATACCTGGGCGGTAAGGACGACGGAGCCATTGCAAAGGGACAGTGGAAACAGCTGTCTGAGCATCCCGGTGATTCCGACGACGGGGCAGCCATCTTAAAGAAGGGGGATGAGGAGCTTCCAAGGGAAGGGGATAAGGAGTGGTATTACTTTGAGAACAACGGCACTCCCGCCTACCTTAAAACAGGCATCTCCACCATGAATGCCGCCACCATCCGGGTGGATGGCGAAAATTATTTTGTGAACCAGTATGGATGCAGAAGGAACGGACTGGTCAAGATAGTATCCGGCGGCCATGTGTTGGTGGGATATTTCGGAGAAAAGGGGACTGACGGCAGGATGCTCACCGGCAGGAATACCGGTATTGCTGACGATGACGGCAAACGCTGCACCTTCTATTTCAACACCTCGGGATCCAACAAGGGAGCTGGCTTCAGCGGAGAAAAGGATGGATTCCTGTACTACAACGGTTTGCTGGTGACAGCGGACGGGGATTCCCAGTACGAGGTCTATCAGGTGGACGGCAAATATTACCTGGTCAATGAATCCGGTAAGGTACAGACCAATGAGAAGGCTTATAAGAGCGATGGGGATTATGTCTATTTGGTTGAGGACAGGGAAGTTTACTATACGGATGACAACGGGAAAAAGACGAAGAAGGCAGACAGCAGCGCCACCCTTCCGGATTTCACCTGTGATCAGGTATATGAGCTTTGA
- a CDS encoding glycogen/starch/alpha-glucan phosphorylase translates to MNQNQLEQMLTEACKKDISSCTDKELYTGLLCLVNKLSKGRESARGKKKLYYISAEFLIGKLLSNNMINLGIYSQVKSILASRGKDLSVLEELEPEPSLGNGGLGRLAACFLDSIATLGLNGDGIGLNYHFGLFRQLFRDNLQNEEPNPWMENTSWLSKTNVTYQIPYRNFTLTSRMYDIEVTGYDNRTNKLHLFDVETVDESIVEDGISFDKTDIRKNLTLFLYPDDSDRAGQILRIYQQYFMVSNAARLILSEAAAKGSTLYDLPDYAAIQINDTHPTMVIPELIRLLTTEHGMEMDDAIQVVTDTCAYTNHTILAEALETWPMDYFKEAVPQLIPIMEVLDDKVRRKFDDPSVYIIDKGDRVHMAHIDIHYGFSVNGVAALHTDILKKNELNNFYRLYPEKFNNKTNGITFRRWLLHCNPQLADYISELIGDGFKKDAFELKKLDDRAFTANIKTLHRLLAIKDSKKQELADYLKETQDIDIDPKSIFDIQVKRLHEYKRQQMNALYLIHKYLEIKRGSRPATPITAIFGAKAAPAYTIAKDIIHMILCLQQVIDSDPDVKPWLNVVMVNNYNVSLAEKLIPACDISEQISLASKEASGTSNMKFMLNGAVTLGTDDGANVEIHELVGDDNIYIFGESSETVIRRYAEGSYCSRSYYEADPDLKEAVDFIISPAMTAAGSVEHLERLYNELLNKDWFMTFPDFKAYCQAREQALSDYENRTAWARKMLINISKAGYFSSDRTIEEYNRDIWKLDTGLVP, encoded by the coding sequence ATGAATCAGAACCAATTGGAGCAAATGCTGACAGAAGCGTGCAAAAAAGACATTTCAAGCTGCACTGACAAAGAGCTGTACACAGGCCTTCTCTGCCTGGTAAATAAACTGTCCAAGGGCCGGGAATCCGCCCGGGGAAAAAAGAAATTATACTACATTTCCGCTGAATTCCTTATAGGCAAGCTGCTGTCCAATAATATGATAAACCTTGGAATCTACAGCCAGGTCAAATCCATTCTGGCAAGCCGCGGCAAAGACCTCAGTGTCCTGGAGGAACTGGAGCCTGAGCCATCCCTGGGCAACGGCGGGTTAGGCAGGCTGGCAGCCTGTTTCCTGGATTCCATAGCCACGCTGGGACTGAACGGGGACGGAATCGGGCTGAACTACCATTTCGGCCTGTTCAGGCAGTTATTCAGGGATAATCTTCAGAATGAGGAGCCCAACCCATGGATGGAAAACACCTCCTGGCTGAGTAAAACCAATGTTACCTACCAGATTCCATACCGGAACTTTACGCTCACCTCACGGATGTATGACATCGAAGTCACCGGCTATGACAACCGCACCAACAAGCTGCATCTTTTTGATGTGGAGACCGTGGATGAGTCCATTGTAGAGGACGGGATTTCCTTTGACAAGACTGATATCAGGAAAAACCTGACCCTGTTCCTTTACCCGGATGACAGCGACAGGGCTGGTCAGATACTGCGCATTTACCAGCAGTATTTCATGGTCAGCAACGCGGCCCGCCTCATACTGTCAGAGGCAGCTGCAAAAGGCTCCACCCTTTACGACCTGCCCGACTATGCGGCCATCCAGATCAACGACACCCATCCCACCATGGTCATTCCCGAGCTGATTCGCCTTCTCACCACAGAGCACGGCATGGAAATGGACGACGCCATACAGGTGGTGACGGATACCTGCGCTTATACCAACCACACCATCCTGGCGGAAGCCCTGGAGACCTGGCCCATGGACTACTTTAAAGAAGCGGTTCCCCAGCTGATTCCCATTATGGAAGTGTTGGACGACAAGGTCAGGAGGAAATTTGATGATCCGTCCGTGTATATCATTGACAAGGGCGACCGGGTGCACATGGCCCACATTGACATCCACTACGGCTTCAGTGTCAACGGCGTGGCTGCCCTTCACACAGACATACTGAAAAAGAATGAGCTGAACAACTTTTACAGGCTCTACCCGGAGAAATTCAACAATAAGACAAACGGCATCACCTTCCGCCGGTGGCTGCTTCACTGCAATCCCCAGCTGGCTGATTATATATCAGAACTCATAGGCGATGGTTTTAAGAAGGATGCATTTGAACTTAAGAAACTGGATGACAGGGCATTCACAGCCAACATAAAGACCCTGCACCGCCTTTTAGCCATCAAGGACAGTAAGAAACAGGAGCTGGCAGACTACCTTAAGGAAACCCAGGACATTGACATTGACCCCAAATCCATTTTTGACATACAGGTAAAACGTCTTCATGAATACAAGCGCCAGCAGATGAACGCCCTGTACCTGATACACAAATACCTGGAAATCAAACGGGGCAGCAGGCCGGCCACTCCCATCACCGCCATCTTTGGAGCCAAGGCAGCGCCTGCATATACCATTGCAAAGGATATCATTCATATGATACTCTGCCTCCAGCAGGTCATTGACAGCGACCCGGACGTAAAGCCATGGCTGAATGTGGTCATGGTAAATAACTACAATGTGAGCCTGGCTGAAAAGCTGATTCCTGCCTGCGATATCTCGGAACAGATATCCCTGGCCTCCAAGGAAGCCAGCGGTACCAGCAACATGAAATTTATGCTCAACGGAGCCGTGACCCTGGGCACGGATGACGGAGCCAATGTGGAAATCCATGAGCTGGTAGGCGACGACAACATCTATATCTTCGGTGAATCCAGCGAAACCGTCATCCGGCGGTACGCAGAAGGCAGCTACTGCTCCCGCTCCTACTATGAGGCGGACCCTGACCTTAAGGAAGCCGTTGATTTCATCATCAGCCCCGCCATGACGGCAGCCGGTTCCGTGGAACACCTGGAGCGCCTGTACAACGAGCTTCTGAACAAGGACTGGTTCATGACCTTCCCCGACTTTAAGGCTTACTGCCAGGCCAGGGAACAGGCTCTGAGCGACTACGAAAACCGTACGGCCTGGGCCAGGAAAATGTTAATCAACATCAGCAAGGCCGGTTACTTCTCCTCTGACCGTACCATTGAGGAGTACAACAGGGATATATGGAAGTTAGATACGGGTCTGGTACCATAA